The nucleotide sequence TGGAAGCCGGAGGAGCGGCGGGCCGCAGATCCAACAGAACCACCTTCTCCTTCAACCCCGCCAGATCCTCGTAGGTGATATGCTGGACGTCTTCCGAGCGGAGGCCGGCAGGTGATGTCTGGGGAGCTCCGGACAGGGCCTTCCATGCGGCGAAGCCTCCCTCCAAGACCTCGACCTTCCACCCCGGACGTTGGTTCAAGGATGCGGCGATCGCCCCCACATCCACACCGGCCATGCCATCGTCAAAGAGCACCACCGCCGAAAGAGGGGGAAGTTTTTTGGTTTCGATGACCGCGGCGGGAATGTTCATCGCTCCGGGAATGGTTCCCAACTCATACCGGTTCTGGGAACGAAGGTCGATGAGCTGGACGACCTCGCCCGCCTGGAGTTTTCGGGAGAGTTCCGTCGCGGTGATCGCCCGCGACATGGTGCTGAGCCCTGCCAACAGAAGCGCGGCGCGGAGGACATGGGAGGTCAGGTTTCGGGTCATGACAGTTTGGAAAAAATGTAATGTAAGAAAGGTGGTCATGGTTTCCATCCAGAGACAGGATTTTTCATTTCCAACAATAGCGTCGCAACACGCGGGATCGAGAAATCACTGCCGACAAGGCTGCCGTCACCCGCCACCTCGACCGCCCGCCAGCGGCCGGCAAAGGCGTCATAGTAGCGGAGCCCCTTCAAGTTCGCGGCTCCGATGCCGGCGACGACACCGTGGGCGGTCTCGTCCACGGGGAATCCGGTGTGACTGAAAACATTGAGCCCGGGGTAAAGGTCCAGTGTGTTTTCACCACCGGCCCCGAGGTCCGCCATATTGGAGCGGTCGAACTCCACCCAGAGGAAAGTCCCTTCGGTGATCGGGAAATCCTCGCCCGACGCCGACGTGCCGTCGAAGGTCGCCTTTTTCGAAACCAGCGGGCTGAAGGACTCATAAGTGGTCACCGAGGAAATCCCTCCCTGCGTCCCCCAGTCCGCGAGCAACTGGAACGCCGAACCGAACCGGGACGCCAGCGCCGGTGTCACGGCCACCGCATTCGCATTCACCGATACCGGCTGCAGTCCGGGCAACAGCGAGGCCACCGCGCGCTGGCTGGATGTGCCGGGTTCCTCCGTCCAAACCGCGAATCCATTGCCCAGCGAGGCGGAACCGAAATACGATCTCGCACGGGTCAGGGAGACATCGCTCTTCGTCTGGAGGTCCATCAGTCTGAGATTTTCCGTGAGGACACCGAGCGAGTCTTCTTGATAGAGCAGCCACCAGCCGGTGATTTCCGGATTGATCTCGTTGTAAGCCGTGTCCGTCACCCGCTCTTCAACGCCTTTCAGGAGGTCATACAGGTAGATGTCGACCTGGCCGTTGCGGTTGTCCTGCCATGCGATGAGATCGCCGAAAATGACGGGATTGTTCTGGCCGTAGGTATTGTTGGTGATGCGGCGTCCGGTCGTCGCCTCGAGATCGTGGAAGTAAACCTCACCCGGTCCGACATCGCGATGATCTTCCCAAACCACGCGTCCGGCGTGCACGCGCGGACGGAACTGATCCCCTTGCCCGGGGTTCACGATGAAGCGGGCACCCGTTTCCTGATTGCTCGCCTCCACCTGCCACGGCGCGGATGGATTGT is from Luteolibacter yonseiensis and encodes:
- a CDS encoding rhodanese-like domain-containing protein — translated: MTRNLTSHVLRAALLLAGLSTMSRAITATELSRKLQAGEVVQLIDLRSQNRYELGTIPGAMNIPAAVIETKKLPPLSAVVLFDDGMAGVDVGAIAASLNQRPGWKVEVLEGGFAAWKALSGAPQTSPAGLRSEDVQHITYEDLAGLKEKVVLLDLRPAAPPASTVKSLAKPGQQPAAAPQKEPVSDFCGKAGNRTYQRGLAEFRKNYKAAGTNPGKSVKSDRSAKSAPPQAVPPLVVLVDTVESDNRETVRRLHAEGYSRILVLAGGDESIQLEGRRGKGRISGTLGQGELKVPPSQPQTDKP